A single window of Candidatus Omnitrophota bacterium DNA harbors:
- a CDS encoding YfhO family protein translates to MVIALLLLLFPLLYLGPLFASGLPLYTLDRHLFCYQEFALRCLRAGELPLWNPFVHGGMPFWAATDIRTLLPRLGAEFLLPGLSIFQKLNFLHAFFLTLGAWGAYRLVRRTGGIRAAALMAGFSFGFGGHQIGRLFAGHFDIVYTAALVPFVFMWTLRALRKNRIRSWVPVGLCLGLMLYTGHVQLSLMTAGFLCIFVLAQLLKRDRAKTGHSVLGLFLAFGLFAGLGAAQWMPAMEFQKDSERAGGLSWDQAAARSLAPRELITLIQPWALGDQITTRYRGAGLWWERTAYAGVFLTILGLLALFFGPPAARLWCFMALGGLLLALGNHTPVYGFLYQYLPGFSVFREPGRFLLFWNLGIAVSGAVLCSRIFEQPEFYRRSKILPSMVLLVVVLDMHSFGSRYIQPAHPGIFKMPDSIVRALLQDEEPFRVLWQGQALTNLEMLAGIPLVNGYKPIATQRYAEFVNTLEGAPLDRPVSYLKYLRYPGHPLWQLLNLRYLIQSADVEPPDSEWEKVLNAESLALYRRIQTSPRAWLIPEARWVRDRREIWQRIAKPGFDPVQTLYLEGEGQWPASADWVQGEIEFLSESPHEMEMGVRASSPCWLVLSEPYDPAWRAGLDGSPVNVYPANGLIRAVRVPAGEHRVEFRYCSRSVFLGIAITLVTICLLLMLSFPRVRRVWGGAKDDS, encoded by the coding sequence GTGGTGATCGCACTTCTGCTCTTGCTCTTTCCGCTCTTGTACCTGGGACCCTTGTTTGCCTCAGGCCTTCCTCTATATACACTGGACCGCCACCTGTTCTGCTATCAGGAGTTTGCGCTGCGATGTTTGCGGGCCGGCGAACTTCCGCTCTGGAATCCTTTTGTGCACGGGGGCATGCCCTTTTGGGCAGCCACGGATATCCGTACCTTGCTGCCGCGCCTGGGTGCCGAGTTCTTGCTGCCGGGCCTTTCAATTTTCCAGAAACTGAACTTCCTCCATGCGTTCTTTCTCACTCTCGGAGCTTGGGGGGCTTACCGTCTTGTAAGGCGCACGGGCGGGATCAGAGCCGCAGCTTTGATGGCGGGTTTTTCTTTTGGATTCGGAGGACACCAAATAGGGCGTCTTTTTGCCGGGCACTTTGACATAGTGTACACAGCGGCTTTGGTGCCCTTTGTTTTTATGTGGACTCTGCGGGCTTTGCGCAAGAACCGGATCAGGAGTTGGGTTCCGGTGGGTTTGTGTTTGGGACTCATGCTTTATACCGGCCATGTCCAGCTCAGCTTGATGACTGCGGGTTTTCTATGTATTTTCGTTCTTGCGCAGCTTCTTAAGCGAGACAGGGCGAAAACCGGGCACTCCGTTCTGGGATTATTCCTGGCCTTTGGACTTTTTGCAGGCCTGGGTGCGGCACAGTGGATGCCTGCGATGGAATTCCAGAAAGATTCCGAGAGGGCCGGGGGCTTGAGCTGGGACCAGGCAGCAGCGCGCTCCCTTGCGCCGCGGGAACTCATTACTTTGATTCAGCCTTGGGCCTTGGGCGATCAAATCACTACCCGCTACCGGGGGGCGGGCCTGTGGTGGGAGCGGACCGCCTATGCCGGGGTTTTTCTCACAATCCTGGGATTGCTTGCGCTTTTTTTCGGCCCGCCCGCCGCAAGGCTCTGGTGTTTTATGGCGCTCGGGGGACTTCTGCTCGCCCTGGGTAATCACACGCCCGTGTACGGATTTCTTTACCAATATCTGCCGGGTTTTTCCGTTTTTAGGGAACCGGGCCGCTTCCTGCTCTTTTGGAATTTGGGAATCGCTGTGAGCGGGGCCGTGCTTTGTTCGCGTATTTTCGAGCAACCCGAGTTTTATCGGCGCTCGAAGATTCTTCCGTCCATGGTTCTGCTCGTGGTGGTCCTGGACATGCACTCTTTTGGGAGCCGGTATATCCAACCCGCGCATCCCGGCATCTTTAAGATGCCCGATTCAATCGTCCGGGCTTTGCTTCAGGATGAGGAACCTTTTCGGGTGCTTTGGCAGGGCCAGGCCCTCACAAATTTGGAGATGTTGGCCGGAATTCCTTTGGTTAACGGATACAAGCCCATTGCCACCCAGCGCTATGCGGAGTTTGTGAACACTCTCGAAGGGGCGCCTTTGGACCGGCCCGTCAGCTATCTGAAATACCTGCGCTATCCCGGTCACCCGCTCTGGCAGCTCCTGAATCTGAGGTATCTGATTCAATCTGCGGATGTGGAGCCTCCGGATTCTGAATGGGAAAAAGTGCTGAATGCAGAGAGCTTGGCGCTTTACCGCCGTATTCAAACTTCCCCGCGGGCTTGGTTGATCCCTGAGGCCCGCTGGGTGCGGGACCGCCGGGAAATTTGGCAACGCATTGCAAAGCCCGGATTTGATCCGGTTCAGACTCTTTATTTGGAGGGCGAGGGCCAGTGGCCGGCGTCCGCGGATTGGGTGCAGGGGGAGATTGAATTCCTGAGTGAGAGCCCTCATGAGATGGAGATGGGGGTCCGCGCCTCTTCGCCCTGCTGGCTGGTGCTCTCGGAGCCGTATGACCCGGCGTGGAGGGCCGGGCTCGACGGAAGTCCTGTTAACGTCTATCCTGCCAATGGGCTGATACGCGCGGTCCGGGTCCCTGCCGGGGAACACCGGGTGGAATTCCGATACTGCTCGCGCTCAGT